Proteins co-encoded in one Trueperella abortisuis genomic window:
- the brnQ gene encoding branched-chain amino acid transport system II carrier protein — translation MPTSVIVGFALFAMFFGAGNLIFPVMIGANSAAQLPAVLVGFLLTGVALPVLAMIVISTETASELRIGGIAMRIGRPAGFLFTLAVFLSTGMLYAVPRVATVAYEMSTRPFVSDSADAGGAPLFIFTLVFFAVVTLYLVNPRKVVDRVGGILTPLLLAFLALLIVAALIRLPQIDNPVSTEPSSLTGGMIKGYYTMDVLATFVFGVVIVTELKKRGAANRRARITGMTKAGLVSGTCLAAVYIGLTLIGSRQAGMGFTNGAELLASVAGQMFGSMGQVIFGIITLLACLTTAIGLLTASTTYFHRLLRRVPRSVVIAVQIAVSIALANLGLETILEVVAPLNQFIYPIAIVIVGLGLIELAMPIALDWTYKLGALVAAIVAFCEAGLIAAPERFQAIEPVVDALPASELQMGWTTPALAAIVVGLLIDVRRRQPRRS, via the coding sequence ATGCCAACCTCCGTCATCGTAGGGTTCGCGCTCTTCGCGATGTTCTTCGGGGCGGGCAACCTGATCTTCCCGGTGATGATCGGGGCCAACTCCGCCGCGCAGCTCCCGGCGGTCCTGGTCGGCTTCCTCCTCACGGGAGTGGCGCTACCGGTGTTGGCGATGATCGTCATCTCCACGGAAACTGCCTCCGAGCTGCGGATCGGCGGCATCGCGATGCGGATCGGTCGCCCGGCCGGCTTCCTCTTCACGCTCGCGGTCTTCCTGTCCACGGGCATGCTCTACGCCGTGCCGCGCGTGGCCACCGTCGCCTACGAGATGTCCACCCGCCCCTTCGTCTCCGATTCTGCCGACGCCGGCGGTGCGCCACTTTTCATCTTCACGCTGGTGTTTTTCGCGGTGGTGACGCTGTATTTGGTCAATCCGCGCAAGGTGGTCGACCGCGTGGGCGGCATCCTCACCCCGCTGCTGTTGGCCTTCCTGGCCCTGCTGATCGTGGCGGCCCTCATTCGTCTGCCGCAGATTGACAACCCGGTCTCGACAGAGCCGTCGTCGCTGACCGGCGGAATGATCAAGGGCTACTACACGATGGACGTGCTGGCCACGTTCGTCTTCGGCGTCGTGATCGTGACGGAGCTGAAGAAGCGTGGTGCCGCCAACCGACGGGCCCGGATCACCGGCATGACCAAGGCGGGCTTGGTCTCGGGAACGTGCCTGGCGGCGGTTTACATCGGCCTCACGCTGATCGGCTCGCGCCAGGCTGGCATGGGTTTCACGAACGGAGCCGAGCTGCTCGCGTCCGTCGCCGGCCAAATGTTTGGTTCGATGGGTCAGGTCATCTTCGGCATCATCACCCTGCTGGCCTGCCTGACGACGGCGATCGGCCTGCTGACGGCGTCGACGACGTACTTCCACCGGCTCCTGCGGAGGGTGCCGCGCTCGGTGGTGATCGCGGTGCAGATCGCTGTGTCGATCGCGCTGGCGAACCTGGGCTTGGAGACGATTCTGGAGGTCGTGGCGCCGCTGAACCAGTTCATTTACCCGATCGCGATCGTGATTGTGGGTTTGGGGTTGATTGAGCTGGCGATGCCGATCGCCCTCGACTGGACGTACAAGCTCGGCGCGCTCGTCGCCGCGATCGTGGCGTTTTGCGAGGCGGGCCTGATCGCCGCCCCGGAGCGCTTCCAGGCGATTGAGCCCGTGGTCGACGCGCTGCCCGCCTCCGAGTTGCAGATGGGGTGGACGACGCCGGCGCTGGCGGCGATCGTTGTGGGCTTGCTGATCGACGTACGACGCCGTCAGCCGCGCCGCTCGTAG
- the tadA gene encoding tRNA adenosine(34) deaminase TadA, protein MEESWIDLVLELARGAGDAGDVPVAAVVVDEAGREIGRGINTREIDHDPAGHAEINALRQAGRARGSWNLSGATMYVTLEPCTMCAGAIVNARISRVVFAAWDEKAGAAGSVRDVLRDSRLNHEVEVRGGVAEERAARQLREWFAARRG, encoded by the coding sequence ATGGAAGAATCGTGGATCGATCTGGTGTTGGAGCTGGCCCGCGGCGCCGGGGACGCCGGGGACGTCCCCGTCGCCGCGGTGGTGGTGGACGAGGCTGGGCGGGAGATCGGGCGCGGGATCAATACGCGTGAGATTGACCACGATCCGGCCGGCCATGCCGAGATCAACGCCCTGCGACAGGCGGGGCGGGCGCGCGGATCGTGGAACCTGTCCGGCGCCACCATGTACGTCACGCTCGAGCCGTGCACGATGTGCGCCGGGGCGATCGTGAACGCGCGCATCTCCCGCGTGGTGTTTGCCGCCTGGGACGAGAAGGCTGGCGCGGCGGGGTCCGTGCGCGACGTCCTGCGTGATTCCCGGCTCAATCACGAAGTGGAAGTGCGTGGCGGGGTCGCCGAGGAGCGGGCCGCGCGTCAGCTGCGGGAGTGGTTTGCCGCCCGGCGCGGGTGA
- the upp gene encoding uracil phosphoribosyltransferase has protein sequence MKVQVIDHPLVSHKLTVLRDKKTPSTVFRQLVEELIMLLSYESTRDVQMVDKQIVTPVAPMTGRAMATPAPIVVPILRAGLGMLEGMMKLMPTAEVGFLGLKRNEETLEAVTYANRLPDNLTGRQCFVLDPMLATGHTLIASIDYLFERGARDVTAISILAAPEGLQALEDHLGDRANVRVVVAAVDDHLNERGYIVPGLGDAGDRLYGVVD, from the coding sequence ATGAAAGTCCAGGTTATTGATCACCCGCTCGTGTCCCACAAACTCACCGTCCTGCGCGACAAGAAGACGCCCAGCACAGTGTTTCGCCAGCTCGTCGAAGAGCTGATCATGCTGCTCTCCTACGAGTCCACGCGCGACGTGCAGATGGTAGACAAGCAGATCGTCACGCCGGTGGCCCCGATGACCGGCCGCGCGATGGCCACCCCGGCGCCCATCGTGGTGCCGATCCTGCGCGCCGGCCTGGGGATGCTGGAGGGCATGATGAAGCTCATGCCGACGGCGGAGGTCGGCTTCCTCGGCCTGAAGCGCAACGAGGAAACCCTGGAAGCGGTCACCTACGCGAACCGCCTGCCCGATAACCTGACCGGCCGCCAGTGCTTCGTCCTCGACCCCATGCTCGCCACCGGCCACACCCTCATCGCCTCGATCGACTACCTCTTCGAGCGCGGCGCCCGCGATGTCACTGCGATCAGCATCCTCGCCGCCCCCGAAGGCCTACAGGCCCTCGAGGATCACCTCGGCGACCGCGCCAACGTGCGCGTGGTGGTGGCCGCGGTTGACGACCACCTCAACGAGCGCGGCTACATCGTCCCCGGCCTGGGCGACGCCGGCGACCGCCTCTACGGCGTCGTCGACTAG
- a CDS encoding alpha/beta hydrolase yields the protein MPTPTPGWLGSPAPDYLGPTWRSRRIYLRDDDGGAPRGRTEFAVLVHEVDAEQLVAASGMAALWIPGFVDTFFHVEHAAAWREANVALVGLDMRRAGRALIGRHRDDVRDMSVRNEEIGRAIEVLRAWGAKKVILIGHSTGGLQVPLFAAANPGAADALILNSPWFDHNGSDLQKKQLTTLVDRLGARLPLLRIGKLDPTYARRLHVDFGGEFRFDPAHKPLDSEPVLAGFFRGVRRAQARLAAGLHITAPILVAHSSASGNPKKPSDAELDSTDVVLNVEDMVRLAPRLGPNVDLLAVPGGRHDLSLSPGPARAFYTERTISWALDNASTATRY from the coding sequence GTGCCCACCCCAACGCCGGGCTGGCTCGGCTCCCCCGCCCCGGACTACCTCGGCCCCACGTGGCGCAGCCGGCGCATCTACCTTCGCGACGACGACGGCGGCGCCCCGCGCGGCCGCACCGAGTTCGCGGTACTGGTCCACGAGGTCGACGCCGAACAGCTCGTGGCCGCATCCGGCATGGCCGCTCTGTGGATCCCCGGTTTCGTGGACACGTTCTTCCACGTCGAACATGCGGCGGCGTGGCGGGAAGCGAACGTGGCCCTGGTGGGTCTCGACATGCGCCGGGCCGGCCGCGCGCTCATCGGCCGCCACCGTGACGACGTTCGCGACATGTCGGTGCGCAACGAGGAGATCGGCCGCGCTATCGAGGTGCTGCGCGCCTGGGGCGCGAAGAAGGTGATCCTCATCGGGCATTCGACGGGCGGCCTGCAGGTCCCGCTCTTCGCGGCGGCGAATCCCGGTGCGGCGGACGCCCTCATCTTGAACTCCCCGTGGTTCGACCACAACGGTTCCGACCTGCAGAAGAAGCAGCTCACCACCCTTGTGGACCGCCTGGGCGCCCGGCTGCCGCTGTTGCGGATCGGCAAGCTCGATCCCACCTACGCCCGCCGCCTCCACGTCGACTTCGGCGGCGAATTCCGCTTCGATCCGGCTCACAAGCCTCTCGACTCCGAACCCGTCCTCGCCGGCTTTTTTAGGGGCGTGCGCCGAGCCCAAGCCCGACTGGCGGCGGGGCTGCACATCACGGCCCCGATCCTCGTTGCCCACTCGAGCGCGTCGGGCAACCCGAAGAAGCCAAGCGACGCGGAACTGGACAGCACGGACGTCGTGCTCAACGTGGAGGACATGGTGCGCCTCGCCCCGCGGCTCGGGCCCAACGTGGACTTGTTGGCGGTGCCGGGCGGGCGGCACGACCTCTCGCTCTCGCCGGGCCCGGCGCGCGCCTTCTACACCGAGCGCACGATTTCCTGGGCGCTCGACAACGCGAGCACCGCCACGCGCTACTGA
- a CDS encoding Gfo/Idh/MocA family protein, translating into MTIRVGVVGVGARSALALEAERASVDAQIVAVCDPHELVADRVRSRLKKDPAALVVKRDLEGLIGAGVDVAFVLSPDDTHAEVAMTLLRAGIPVYLEKPMAITLDSATAILETAYQTKTKLYVGHNMRHMHVVTQMRDLIGEGRIGEVKAIWCRHFVGTGGDFYFKDWHATREHGTGLLLQKAAHDIDVIHWLAGSTTRDVVAMGDLMVYGQVADRADHSAELMPDWFSNDNWPPLSQRGLNEVIDVEDISMMLMRMKSGVLASYEQCHFTPDYWRNYTVIGTEGRIENFGDGEGGHIKLWNRRHYYDADGDETFEIVGDAHGHDEADTKIVDEFLRFVSAGSETATNPLGAWAAVAAGILATESLRDGSTPRVVPELDPALVAYFEGNQRG; encoded by the coding sequence ATGACGATTCGCGTTGGTGTGGTTGGTGTCGGTGCGCGCAGTGCGTTGGCGTTGGAGGCGGAGCGCGCGAGCGTGGATGCGCAGATCGTTGCGGTGTGTGATCCGCACGAGCTCGTGGCCGACCGGGTGCGCAGCCGGCTGAAGAAGGATCCGGCGGCGCTTGTGGTGAAGCGGGATCTGGAGGGGCTGATCGGAGCGGGCGTCGACGTCGCGTTCGTGCTCTCCCCGGACGACACGCACGCTGAGGTGGCGATGACACTGTTGCGCGCGGGCATCCCCGTCTACCTCGAGAAGCCGATGGCGATCACGTTAGACTCCGCCACCGCGATCCTGGAAACCGCCTACCAGACGAAGACCAAGCTATACGTGGGCCACAACATGCGTCACATGCACGTGGTCACCCAGATGCGCGACCTCATCGGCGAGGGACGCATCGGCGAGGTCAAGGCGATCTGGTGCCGGCACTTCGTGGGCACGGGCGGCGACTTCTACTTCAAGGACTGGCACGCCACTCGCGAGCATGGCACAGGGTTGCTGTTGCAGAAGGCGGCTCATGACATCGACGTCATACACTGGTTGGCCGGCTCCACCACGCGTGACGTGGTGGCGATGGGCGACCTGATGGTCTACGGGCAGGTGGCCGACCGCGCCGACCACTCGGCAGAGCTCATGCCCGATTGGTTCTCCAACGATAACTGGCCACCGCTGTCTCAGCGCGGGCTCAATGAGGTGATCGACGTGGAGGACATCTCGATGATGCTGATGCGCATGAAGTCCGGCGTGCTCGCCTCCTACGAGCAGTGCCACTTCACCCCCGACTACTGGCGCAACTACACCGTGATCGGCACCGAGGGCCGCATCGAGAACTTCGGCGACGGCGAGGGCGGGCACATCAAGCTGTGGAACCGGCGTCACTACTACGACGCCGACGGGGATGAGACCTTCGAGATCGTCGGCGACGCCCACGGCCACGACGAGGCGGACACCAAGATCGTGGACGAATTCCTCCGCTTCGTTTCCGCCGGCAGTGAGACCGCGACGAACCCGTTGGGGGCGTGGGCGGCGGTGGCCGCCGGGATCTTGGCGACGGAGTCGCTGCGGGATGGGTCCACGCCGCGCGTCGTCCCCGAGCTGGATCCGGCGCTGGTGGCCTATTTTGAGGGAAATCAGCGGGGCTGA
- a CDS encoding DUF5926 family protein → MGKSSRRKKDAKPKRPRIQFVDRPFEGLPFEAELVAMREIIPAATLTVSTTPEYGSREITLVTILPGMGAALRRKNGELLVAVQTVTSSGDASRDIADRLLAALELEPGESISHAELPVLGPRLQDVLDPASAGTLEIRDSYEYWLDEEDAKDPNVQMAIQQTSDQMVPTAQVAGVEGAYWCRMQREFLRWVRPEPEEKVLDGLARLHFKRELTFDDARFVGAFRALGLLIPVFELAAGTEADELEGPLAAFDEVLTAATASDEPLSPEERRTRSGIISRQVTLR, encoded by the coding sequence ATGGGTAAGTCTAGCCGCCGCAAGAAGGACGCCAAGCCGAAGCGGCCTCGCATCCAGTTTGTCGACCGCCCCTTTGAGGGCCTGCCGTTCGAGGCGGAGCTGGTGGCGATGCGGGAGATCATCCCGGCGGCCACCCTCACGGTCAGCACGACGCCCGAGTACGGCTCTCGCGAGATCACGCTCGTGACGATCCTGCCGGGCATGGGCGCGGCGTTGCGGCGCAAGAACGGCGAGTTGCTGGTGGCGGTGCAGACGGTGACGTCGTCGGGAGATGCCTCGCGCGACATCGCGGACCGCCTGCTTGCAGCCCTTGAGCTGGAGCCGGGTGAGTCGATCTCGCACGCCGAGCTACCCGTGCTGGGCCCGCGTCTGCAGGACGTGCTCGATCCGGCTAGCGCCGGCACGCTCGAGATCCGCGACTCCTACGAATACTGGCTGGACGAGGAGGATGCGAAGGATCCGAACGTTCAGATGGCGATCCAGCAGACCTCGGACCAGATGGTTCCCACCGCACAGGTGGCGGGCGTGGAGGGCGCCTACTGGTGCCGCATGCAGCGCGAGTTCCTGCGCTGGGTGCGCCCGGAGCCGGAGGAGAAGGTGCTGGACGGCCTGGCTCGCCTGCACTTCAAGCGCGAACTCACCTTTGACGACGCCCGGTTCGTCGGCGCCTTCCGCGCGCTCGGCCTGCTCATCCCGGTCTTCGAACTGGCGGCGGGCACCGAGGCGGACGAGCTTGAGGGCCCGCTTGCCGCGTTTGACGAGGTGCTGACGGCCGCGACCGCCTCAGACGAACCCCTCTCCCCCGAGGAGCGCCGCACGCGCTCGGGAATTATTTCCCGTCAGGTCACTCTGCGATAG
- a CDS encoding glycosyltransferase produces MKGERVAVVIPAKDEAERIGATIRAARAIPKVDLIVVVDDGSDDDTRAVARAAGATVVRHSVNRGKASALETGASVVAMRDAEDAVPRTLLFLDADLGDSAIECAPLVTPVLAGDVDMAIAYLPPQTGAGGHGVVTRFARRWIKKLTGWEAQQPLSGQRCLTREAVEAAHPLAPGWGVEVGMTIDLLTQGFVVQEIPCKLYHRPSRNDLAGQLHRASQYADVVRAVNARRLRGTKVKARQRSGQVPEPGVPFRAVK; encoded by the coding sequence GTGAAAGGCGAACGTGTAGCTGTCGTTATTCCTGCAAAAGACGAGGCGGAGCGCATCGGTGCGACGATCCGCGCCGCGCGCGCCATCCCGAAAGTCGATCTCATCGTGGTGGTGGACGACGGCTCCGACGACGACACGCGTGCCGTGGCCCGCGCCGCCGGCGCCACGGTGGTGCGCCACTCGGTCAACCGTGGCAAGGCTTCCGCCCTGGAGACGGGCGCGTCGGTGGTCGCGATGCGCGACGCCGAGGACGCCGTCCCCCGCACCCTCCTTTTCCTCGACGCCGACCTCGGTGATTCCGCGATCGAGTGTGCCCCGCTGGTCACTCCGGTGCTCGCCGGCGACGTGGACATGGCCATCGCCTACCTGCCCCCGCAGACCGGCGCGGGCGGGCATGGGGTGGTGACCAGGTTCGCGCGGCGCTGGATCAAGAAGCTCACGGGCTGGGAGGCGCAGCAGCCGCTGTCCGGCCAGCGTTGTCTCACCCGCGAAGCCGTGGAGGCCGCACACCCGCTTGCCCCCGGCTGGGGCGTGGAAGTGGGCATGACGATCGACCTGCTCACCCAGGGCTTCGTCGTCCAGGAGATCCCCTGCAAGCTCTACCACCGCCCCTCGCGCAACGACCTCGCGGGTCAGCTACACCGGGCCAGCCAGTACGCCGACGTGGTGCGGGCCGTCAACGCCCGCCGGCTACGCGGCACGAAGGTCAAGGCGCGTCAGCGCTCCGGGCAGGTTCCTGAGCCTGGCGTTCCGTTCCGCGCCGTGAAATAG
- the pheA gene encoding prephenate dehydratase, whose translation MSKLRFSFLGPRGTFTQQALNEIATEDEAIHIPAIDSPRAIKMVRSGEADYAVVPIENSVEGGINATLDTLAAGSDLLIYAEVLVDIAFTLAVRPGTTMSDITHISTHNAAWTQCRNWLGEHLPDVVHLPASSTAAGAEKLATEENPGFQATLVSKLAAQQYGLESLSDAVADNPDAVTRFVLIGKAGRLPERTGSDKTTLMVQLATDEAGALLNMLEQFKARGVNLSRIESRPVGDSLGRYAFSIDAEGHLMDERIQAVLLGLHRVCPKVTFLGSYPSASRKSIRLRPGTSDDDFIGARAWVDALVERSL comes from the coding sequence ATGAGCAAGCTTCGTTTTTCATTTCTCGGCCCGCGCGGCACCTTCACCCAGCAGGCGCTGAACGAAATCGCCACCGAGGACGAGGCGATCCACATCCCCGCGATCGACTCGCCGCGCGCGATCAAGATGGTGCGCTCCGGCGAGGCCGACTACGCCGTCGTGCCGATCGAGAACTCGGTGGAGGGCGGGATCAACGCCACCCTCGACACCCTCGCAGCCGGCTCCGACCTGCTCATTTACGCCGAGGTGCTGGTGGACATCGCGTTCACGCTCGCGGTGCGACCCGGCACGACGATGTCCGACATCACCCACATCTCCACCCACAACGCCGCCTGGACGCAGTGCCGCAACTGGCTGGGGGAGCATCTTCCCGACGTCGTGCACCTGCCCGCGTCCTCAACCGCGGCCGGTGCGGAGAAGCTGGCCACCGAGGAAAACCCGGGATTCCAGGCCACGCTAGTCTCGAAGCTGGCGGCCCAGCAGTATGGGTTGGAGTCGCTGAGTGACGCCGTGGCCGACAACCCCGACGCCGTCACCCGCTTCGTCCTCATCGGCAAGGCGGGCCGGCTGCCTGAGCGAACCGGCTCGGACAAGACGACGCTCATGGTTCAGCTCGCCACCGACGAGGCCGGCGCCCTGCTCAACATGCTCGAACAGTTCAAGGCGCGCGGGGTGAACCTGTCGCGAATCGAGTCGCGGCCGGTGGGCGATTCGCTGGGCCGATATGCCTTCTCCATCGACGCCGAGGGTCACCTCATGGACGAGCGGATCCAGGCGGTCTTGCTCGGGCTTCACCGGGTGTGCCCGAAGGTGACATTCCTCGGCTCCTATCCCTCGGCCTCGCGCAAGAGCATCCGGTTGCGCCCCGGCACCTCCGACGACGATTTCATCGGCGCCCGCGCCTGGGTAGACGCCCTGGTGGAGCGCTCACTGTAG
- a CDS encoding amidohydrolase family protein — MMIIDSHAHVYPADYLDLLERIGVDPATTQVARDLRASSEPEDIAARLRQMDDAGVDVQVLSAVPQLPIVPDAEAALGAAVMVNDRYSEILAEYPGRFLAYGALPVPHVKESLRELERIFQFDGFVGICLPTSIGDVTLDDPSLEPLWEALDQRSARVYIHAAGTGAHSPLIADHGLTWVNGAPVEDAIGVLHLLKADVPARFANIRFHIAHLAGDLLFLVQRIEDNYQHWGAFAHSPRESLLRMWFDSANFHAPSLRLARDTVGAERLLLGSDHPYFQDELYTRAVEYVRGAGLEGGEVETILSGRTLFGER, encoded by the coding sequence ATGATGATCATCGATTCTCACGCCCACGTCTATCCCGCCGACTACCTCGACCTGCTCGAACGCATCGGCGTCGACCCGGCCACCACGCAGGTGGCGCGCGACCTGCGTGCGTCCTCGGAGCCAGAGGACATCGCCGCACGGCTACGCCAGATGGACGACGCCGGCGTGGATGTCCAGGTGCTCTCCGCCGTGCCGCAGCTGCCGATCGTGCCCGACGCGGAGGCCGCGCTCGGGGCGGCGGTCATGGTCAATGACCGTTACAGCGAGATCCTGGCCGAGTACCCGGGCCGCTTCCTCGCCTATGGCGCGCTGCCGGTGCCGCACGTGAAAGAGTCGCTACGGGAGCTGGAGCGGATCTTCCAGTTCGACGGGTTCGTGGGCATCTGCCTGCCGACGTCGATCGGGGACGTCACGCTGGATGATCCGTCGCTCGAGCCGCTGTGGGAGGCGCTGGACCAGCGCTCGGCGCGGGTCTACATCCACGCGGCTGGCACGGGCGCCCATTCGCCGCTGATCGCGGACCACGGCCTGACCTGGGTGAACGGTGCCCCAGTGGAGGACGCGATCGGCGTGCTGCACTTGCTCAAAGCCGACGTGCCGGCGCGCTTTGCGAACATCCGTTTCCACATCGCCCACCTCGCGGGGGACCTGCTCTTCCTCGTCCAGCGAATTGAGGACAACTACCAGCACTGGGGCGCCTTCGCGCACTCCCCGCGCGAATCCCTGCTGCGGATGTGGTTCGACTCGGCGAACTTCCACGCGCCCTCGCTACGTCTCGCCCGCGACACCGTCGGCGCCGAGCGCCTGCTACTCGGCTCGGATCACCCCTACTTCCAGGACGAGCTCTACACTCGCGCGGTGGAATACGTGCGCGGGGCGGGCCTGGAGGGCGGCGAGGTTGAGACCATCCTCTCCGGGCGGACCCTCTTCGGCGAACGGTAG
- a CDS encoding diacylglycerol/lipid kinase family protein, translated as MYWGIAIGALGLLVGLFALWSAGRVNASADALRRRIDENEAQIEALRRLVDPGVSADPARGEEEKAGPVVVYNPTKNADFDYLKALLARVAVDADLPEPVWLPTTEDDPGGGQARQALEMGASVVIAAGGDGTVRNVAEVLAGTGTPLGLLPVGTGNLLARNLDLPFTSAGRMAVIALTGQEAAIDVGWVEIPAGAGTGTQESKETGGPERRDLDPATTAPAKPGRYAFLVVAGLGFDADIMAAADEESDLKAKIGWLAYVKAAVPYLRSERMSATITAGQEGDPVRVKALSVMLLNCGQLVGGLVLDPHTRPDDGWLELGVLDIRRGLIGWVDMARKVGLNGLGLKPVDVPGVQPSGDLRIHRVSSATVVADSPQLVQVDGDVLGSSATISGYIDKGALRVRVA; from the coding sequence ATGTATTGGGGAATTGCCATCGGAGCGCTTGGCCTGCTGGTCGGGCTATTTGCGCTGTGGTCAGCCGGCCGGGTGAACGCGTCGGCTGATGCACTGCGCCGCAGAATCGACGAAAACGAGGCGCAGATCGAGGCCCTGCGCAGGCTTGTCGATCCGGGCGTGAGTGCCGATCCGGCGCGGGGCGAGGAGGAGAAGGCGGGGCCGGTCGTCGTCTACAACCCTACGAAGAACGCTGACTTCGACTATCTCAAGGCTTTGCTGGCTCGGGTTGCCGTCGATGCTGACCTGCCTGAACCCGTTTGGCTGCCCACCACCGAGGACGATCCGGGCGGCGGCCAGGCCCGTCAGGCTCTCGAGATGGGCGCGTCGGTGGTCATCGCCGCAGGTGGGGACGGCACGGTCCGTAACGTCGCCGAGGTGCTGGCCGGCACGGGCACGCCACTGGGCCTGCTCCCGGTCGGCACCGGCAATCTGCTCGCCAGGAACCTGGACCTGCCCTTCACCTCCGCCGGCCGCATGGCGGTTATCGCGCTCACCGGTCAGGAGGCCGCGATCGACGTCGGCTGGGTGGAGATTCCGGCCGGTGCCGGAACCGGCACGCAGGAGTCGAAGGAAACGGGCGGGCCCGAGCGTCGTGATCTTGACCCCGCCACAACGGCCCCGGCCAAGCCCGGCAGGTACGCCTTCTTGGTGGTGGCAGGCTTGGGCTTCGACGCGGACATCATGGCTGCGGCGGATGAGGAATCCGACCTCAAGGCGAAGATCGGCTGGTTGGCCTACGTCAAGGCGGCCGTGCCCTACCTGCGCTCGGAGAGGATGTCGGCAACGATCACCGCTGGTCAGGAGGGCGATCCGGTGAGGGTGAAGGCGCTTTCGGTCATGCTACTCAACTGTGGTCAGCTGGTTGGCGGGCTCGTCCTCGATCCGCACACGCGCCCCGATGACGGTTGGCTCGAGCTCGGGGTGCTCGACATCCGGCGCGGGCTCATCGGCTGGGTGGACATGGCGCGTAAGGTCGGCCTCAACGGGCTGGGCTTGAAGCCGGTGGACGTGCCGGGGGTTCAGCCGTCGGGAGACCTGCGCATCCACCGCGTTAGCTCGGCCACCGTGGTTGCCGACTCCCCCCAACTCGTCCAGGTGGATGGCGACGTGCTGGGCTCGTCCGCCACGATCTCCGGCTACATCGACAAGGGAGCTTTGCGCGTGCGAGTCGCCTAG
- the serS gene encoding serine--tRNA ligase, whose protein sequence is MIDIRTIRDNPDLVKASQRARGAAESDVDDVLAADEARRASLQEFEDLRAEQKALSRTVGKASPEDRPAILAKAKDMAEQVKALEAKSDAAAATFQEAMLKLQNLIIDGVPAGGEDDYVVLREIGTIRNFADEGVQIKDHLDVAEGIDALDMDRGAKVSGARFYYLTGIGARLELALLTMAADQAADNGFKLMNTPTLVKPEIMGGTGFLGAHSDEIYYLPADDLYLTGTSEVALAGYHENEILDLSAGPKRYAGWSTCYRREAGSHGKDTRGIIRVHQFNKVEMFSFCDADDAEAEHARFLGWEEEMLAKVELPYRVIDTAAGDLGASAARKFDCEAWLPSQNRYMEVTSTSNCTTFQARRLKIRQRGEDGMEAVATINGTLATTRWLVAMFENHQQADGSLYVPQALRPYLGGREVIEPVAARGARA, encoded by the coding sequence ATGATCGATATCCGCACCATCCGCGACAACCCCGACCTCGTGAAGGCCTCCCAGCGTGCCCGAGGGGCCGCCGAATCCGACGTCGACGACGTGCTCGCCGCCGACGAGGCCCGCCGAGCATCGCTCCAAGAGTTCGAGGATCTACGTGCGGAACAAAAGGCCCTGTCCCGCACCGTCGGCAAGGCCAGCCCCGAGGATCGACCCGCGATCCTGGCCAAGGCGAAGGACATGGCCGAGCAGGTCAAGGCACTCGAGGCGAAGTCGGACGCGGCCGCGGCCACCTTCCAAGAGGCCATGCTCAAGCTACAGAATCTCATCATCGACGGCGTTCCCGCCGGCGGCGAAGACGACTACGTGGTGCTCCGTGAGATCGGGACGATCCGCAACTTCGCGGACGAGGGCGTGCAGATCAAGGACCACCTCGACGTCGCCGAGGGGATCGACGCGCTCGACATGGACCGCGGCGCGAAAGTCTCCGGCGCCCGCTTCTACTACCTCACCGGCATCGGCGCGCGCCTCGAACTGGCACTACTGACCATGGCCGCCGACCAAGCCGCGGACAACGGCTTCAAGCTGATGAACACCCCCACCCTGGTCAAGCCCGAGATCATGGGCGGCACCGGCTTCCTCGGCGCGCACTCCGACGAGATCTACTACCTGCCCGCCGACGACCTCTACCTGACCGGCACCTCCGAGGTCGCCCTCGCCGGCTACCACGAGAACGAGATCCTCGACCTGTCCGCCGGCCCCAAGCGCTACGCCGGCTGGTCCACCTGCTACCGCCGCGAAGCCGGCTCGCACGGCAAGGACACCCGCGGCATCATCCGCGTCCACCAGTTCAACAAGGTGGAGATGTTCTCCTTCTGCGACGCCGACGACGCCGAAGCTGAGCACGCCCGATTCCTCGGCTGGGAAGAGGAGATGCTCGCCAAGGTCGAGTTGCCCTACCGCGTCATCGACACCGCCGCCGGCGACCTCGGCGCCTCCGCCGCCCGCAAGTTCGACTGCGAGGCCTGGTTGCCTTCCCAGAACCGCTACATGGAGGTCACCTCCACCTCCAACTGCACCACCTTCCAGGCGCGCCGGCTCAAGATCCGCCAGCGCGGGGAAGACGGCATGGAGGCCGTGGCCACCATCAACGGCACGCTTGCCACCACCCGCTGGCTCGTGGCGATGTTCGAAAATCACCAGCAGGCCGACGGCTCGCTCTACGTCCCACAGGCGCTCCGCCCGTACCTGGGCGGGCGCGAGGTCATCGAGCCTGTCGCCGCGCGGGGTGCCCGGGCGTAG